A window from Chiloscyllium punctatum isolate Juve2018m chromosome 3, sChiPun1.3, whole genome shotgun sequence encodes these proteins:
- the rnf146 gene encoding E3 ubiquitin-protein ligase rnf146 has product MAGCGDVDHASNMIPGGRKLNESCSNIAPSLTVPECAICLQTCVHPVKLPCKHIFCFLCVKGASWQSRRCALCRQEIPEEFLDKPALLSPEELKAASRGNGEYAWYYEGTNGWWQYDERTSIELEDAHLKGKKTIEMLIAGYLYVADLENMIQFRRNEHGRRRKMKRDIADIPKKGVAGLRLDCDSSGLTSERDNSADGAVSLANAGSVSIQPTAPIMRPTVRSATSLVDQPVSPITPSPDANVLIVNSLAQLQISGQNLTRSHRGEGEEQYVASVSRVSTAQHAANMSYDNTESATSSDTEDENTSQHHESPTSNHNRQRLAYLNNEIPGEEPSPAEGPSSSIRGREQQPDGQCTVTEV; this is encoded by the coding sequence ATGGCTGGCTGTGGGGATGTCGATCATGCATCAAACATGATTCCAGGAGGAAGGAAGTTAAATGAGTCTTGCTCAAACATAGCACCTTCTCTGACTGTACCGGAATGTGCTATCTGTCTTCAGACTTGTGTTCATCCTGTTAAACTGCCATGCAAACATATCTTTTGTTTCTTGTGTGTGAAAGGAGCGTCTTGGCAAAGCAGACGGTGTGCACTGTGTCGTCAGGAAATTCCTGAGGAGTTTCTAGACAAACCAGCTTTGCTGTCCCCTGAAGAGCTCAAAGCAGCAAGCCGAGGAAATGGGGAGTATGCTTGGTACTATGAAGGCACAAATGGCTGGTGGCAGTACGATGAACGCACAAGTATAGAGCTGGAAGATGCTCATTTGAAAGGCAAAAAGACAATTGAAATGCTCATAGCTGGGTATTTGTATGTTGCGGACCTGGAGAACATGATTCAGTTTAGACGTAATGAGCATGGTCGCCGCAGAAAGATGAAACGAGACATAGCAGATATTCCCAAGAAGGGAGTGGCGGGTCTTCGTTTAGACTGCGATTCTAGTGGATTAACTTCAGAAAGAGATAATTCAGCAGATGGAGCAGTTAGTCTTGCTAATGCTGGATCTGTATCCATACAGCCTACTGCTCCCATTATGAGGCCCACAGTTAGATCAGCAACTTCATTAGTTGATCAGCCAGTAAGTCCAATAACTCCTTCACCAGATGCAAATGTATTGATTGTGAACTCCCTTGCACAGTTACAAATAAGTGGCCAAAACTTGACCAGGAGTCATAGAGGAGAAGGCGAAGAGCAATATGTAGCTTCTGTAAGTAGAGTTTCAACTGCACAGCATGCAGCCAATATGTCTTATGATAACACTGAGTCTGCAACAAGTTCTGATACAGAGGATGAGAACACCAGTCAGCATCATGAGTCTCCAACTTCCAACCACAACAGGCAAAGACTTGCTTATCTGAATAATGAGATACCAGGAGAGGAGCCATCTCCAGCAGAAGGGCCGAGCAGCAGCATCAGAGGCAGGGAGCAGCAACCTGATGGACAATGCACTGTAACAGAGGTCTAG